From Thiomicrospira sp. XS5, one genomic window encodes:
- the hisC gene encoding histidinol-phosphate transaminase, whose protein sequence is MSSTPLFSDQVLPHVNSIDVYQPGKPISELQREHNLFRISKLASNENPLGSSPKVVKAIQSELMNLGRYPDGNNYYLKQALADFLQRDVSQIALGNGSNELLEMAARAFAGPGDEIVYSQYGFAVYAISAQVVGATGVEVPAKDWGHDLEAMAEAITERTKLIYLANPNNPTGTFFGETEWEDFIRKVPKNVIVVLDEAYTEYVTDPDYADGLDYLDDYPNLLVSRTFSKAYGLAALRVGYMVGHPEIIGYINRIREPFNINHLAQVAAQTALTDQAFVQKTVTLNQQGMTSLTRFFEDMDLEYIPSQGNFICVRLGEQAPTVNQALLEEGVIVRPVAKQGPFAEFLRVSIGLQKENSHFMDALRKILNRSAG, encoded by the coding sequence ATGTCCTCCACGCCTTTGTTTTCCGATCAAGTCTTGCCTCACGTCAACAGCATTGATGTGTATCAGCCAGGTAAGCCGATTTCCGAATTGCAGCGCGAGCATAACCTGTTTCGCATTTCCAAACTGGCCTCCAACGAAAACCCGCTGGGCAGCAGCCCGAAAGTAGTGAAAGCGATTCAATCGGAATTGATGAACCTGGGGCGCTATCCGGATGGCAATAACTATTACCTGAAACAGGCTCTGGCGGATTTTTTGCAGCGCGACGTTTCGCAAATCGCACTGGGCAACGGTTCCAACGAGTTGCTGGAAATGGCGGCGAGAGCATTCGCCGGGCCGGGCGATGAAATCGTTTATTCGCAATACGGGTTTGCGGTGTATGCCATCAGCGCTCAGGTGGTCGGTGCCACGGGTGTCGAAGTCCCGGCAAAAGACTGGGGGCATGACTTGGAAGCGATGGCCGAAGCGATTACCGAGCGAACCAAACTGATTTACTTGGCCAACCCGAATAACCCGACGGGGACTTTTTTTGGCGAAACCGAATGGGAAGATTTCATCCGGAAGGTGCCGAAAAATGTCATCGTGGTGTTGGATGAAGCCTATACCGAATACGTCACCGATCCCGACTATGCCGACGGTTTGGATTATTTAGACGATTACCCGAACTTGCTGGTCTCGCGTACGTTTTCCAAAGCCTATGGTTTAGCCGCTTTGCGCGTGGGTTATATGGTTGGGCACCCGGAAATCATTGGTTACATTAACCGCATTCGTGAACCCTTTAACATCAACCATTTGGCGCAAGTGGCCGCGCAAACCGCCTTGACGGACCAGGCCTTTGTCCAAAAAACAGTGACGCTCAACCAGCAGGGCATGACGAGCCTGACTCGCTTTTTCGAGGATATGGACCTGGAATACATTCCTTCGCAAGGCAACTTTATTTGTGTTCGATTGGGTGAGCAAGCGCCGACCGTCAATCAAGCATTGTTGGAAGAGGGCGTTATTGTGCGCCCGGTGGCCAAACAAGGACCTTTTGCCGAATTCTTGCGAGTGTCGATCGGTCTTCAAAAAGAAAACAGTCACTTTATGGACGCTTTGCGCAAGATTTTAAATCGTTCGGCCGGGTAA
- a CDS encoding prephenate dehydrogenase/arogenate dehydrogenase family protein produces MKQWNKITIIGVGLIGGSLAKALKKAGLVKTVMGYGSREENLQKAQQLGVIDDYSLSLEKAVQNADLVVLAVPLGAMESVLKAMAPYLTDNTIVTDVGSAKTSVLKAVESAFGQLPKRFVAGHPIAGKEKSGVEAACEDLFVDHRVILTPTTETDKTALAALTELWQATGACVSEMTPEFHDEVFAATSHLPHLLAFGLVNLLNEHEELGNVFQYTAGGFRDFTRIASSDAVMWRDIALTNRDAIVKWLKHYQTEIQALTDLVDSGDGQGIHDYFAQAKQARDEHIVKPNGAENKH; encoded by the coding sequence ATGAAACAATGGAATAAAATCACGATTATCGGGGTCGGACTCATCGGCGGTTCCCTGGCCAAGGCTCTCAAAAAAGCAGGCCTGGTCAAAACTGTGATGGGGTACGGTTCACGCGAAGAAAATCTGCAAAAAGCTCAACAACTGGGTGTGATCGACGACTATTCGCTGTCGTTGGAAAAGGCGGTTCAAAACGCCGATTTGGTCGTGTTGGCGGTGCCGTTAGGCGCCATGGAATCCGTTTTAAAAGCGATGGCACCTTACTTAACGGACAACACGATTGTGACCGATGTTGGCAGTGCAAAAACATCGGTATTAAAAGCGGTAGAGTCGGCCTTTGGCCAGCTTCCCAAACGCTTTGTGGCCGGGCACCCGATTGCCGGAAAAGAAAAAAGTGGCGTTGAAGCGGCCTGTGAAGACCTATTTGTTGATCATCGGGTTATTTTGACGCCGACGACGGAAACCGATAAAACCGCTTTGGCGGCCTTAACCGAGCTTTGGCAGGCGACAGGTGCCTGCGTATCGGAAATGACACCGGAATTTCATGATGAAGTGTTTGCCGCCACCAGCCATTTGCCACACCTGTTAGCATTCGGGCTGGTGAACCTGCTGAATGAACACGAAGAGTTGGGCAATGTGTTTCAGTATACGGCCGGTGGCTTCCGCGATTTTACTCGCATCGCCTCCAGTGATGCGGTGATGTGGCGCGACATTGCCTTGACGAACCGTGACGCCATCGTCAAGTGGTTGAAGCATTATCAAACCGAAATTCAGGCCTTGACCGACTTAGTCGATTCCGGCGACGGTCAAGGTATTCACGATTATTTTGCTCAAGCAAAACAGGCGCGAGACGAGCACATCGTTAAACCGAATGGCGCCGAAAATAAACATTAA
- the aroA gene encoding 3-phosphoshikimate 1-carboxyvinyltransferase, with amino-acid sequence MSENIQFKVRPGGKIHGRIRVPGDKSVSHRSIMLGAIADGTTHISGFLEGEDSLATLKAFQAMGVEIEGPDNGRVTVHGVGLKGLKAPSHPLDMGNSGTAMRLMAGILAGQDFDCELVGDASLSKRPMKRVTDPLTAMGAEIETQTGGTPPLKIKRGGQLKAIDYVLPMASAQVKSCVLLAGLYAEGQTAVEEPAPTRDHTERMLRGFGYDVASEKLDDMRTRVSLTGGQTLTASDIDVPSDISSAAFFMVAAAIADEADLLIEHVGINPTRTGVLDILKLMGADITLENEATVGGEPVADIRIRSSKLKGIDIPPHLVPLAIDEFPVLFVAASAAEGRTVLTGAEELRVKESDRIQVMADALTALGIQATPTEDGMIIEGGTQSPQSGAILSHHDHRISMAATVAGLRAVDEVVVDDCANVNTSFPSFIELINQVGMHVIAEEA; translated from the coding sequence ATGTCAGAAAACATCCAATTCAAAGTCCGACCGGGCGGCAAAATTCACGGGCGTATCCGTGTTCCCGGCGATAAGTCGGTTTCTCACCGCAGCATTATGCTTGGCGCCATTGCCGATGGCACCACGCATATCAGCGGTTTTTTGGAAGGTGAAGACAGTTTGGCGACTTTGAAAGCGTTTCAAGCAATGGGCGTTGAGATTGAAGGCCCTGATAATGGGCGTGTCACCGTTCACGGTGTTGGTCTGAAGGGCTTAAAAGCACCGTCTCATCCGTTGGATATGGGCAATTCCGGGACGGCGATGCGTTTGATGGCCGGGATTTTGGCCGGCCAGGATTTTGACTGTGAACTGGTTGGGGATGCTTCTTTGTCCAAACGCCCGATGAAACGGGTAACCGATCCTCTGACAGCCATGGGTGCTGAAATTGAAACCCAAACCGGCGGGACGCCACCACTGAAAATCAAACGCGGCGGCCAGTTGAAGGCCATTGATTATGTGCTGCCGATGGCGAGTGCACAGGTGAAATCCTGTGTTCTGCTGGCGGGGCTTTATGCAGAAGGGCAGACCGCGGTTGAGGAGCCGGCGCCGACCCGAGATCATACCGAGCGGATGTTGCGCGGTTTCGGTTACGATGTCGCGTCCGAAAAACTGGACGATATGCGAACGCGTGTGTCGTTAACGGGTGGGCAAACCTTAACCGCTTCCGATATCGACGTGCCGTCGGACATTTCCTCGGCCGCGTTCTTTATGGTCGCGGCCGCCATTGCCGACGAAGCCGATTTGCTCATCGAGCATGTTGGAATCAACCCGACACGTACCGGTGTGTTGGATATTCTGAAACTGATGGGCGCCGACATCACGTTGGAAAATGAAGCCACTGTTGGTGGCGAACCGGTCGCGGACATTCGAATCCGTTCATCGAAATTGAAGGGGATCGACATTCCACCGCATTTGGTTCCTTTGGCGATTGATGAATTCCCGGTATTGTTTGTCGCCGCTTCGGCGGCGGAAGGGCGTACGGTTTTAACCGGAGCCGAAGAGCTGCGCGTCAAGGAATCCGACCGCATTCAGGTCATGGCGGATGCTTTAACGGCCCTCGGCATCCAAGCGACGCCAACCGAAGACGGTATGATTATTGAAGGCGGCACCCAGTCGCCTCAGTCGGGGGCTATTTTGAGTCACCACGATCACCGTATTTCGATGGCCGCGACGGTTGCCGGGTTGCGAGCTGTCGACGAAGTGGTGGTGGATGACTGTGCGAATGTGAATACATCCTTTCCATCGTTTATTGAATTAATTAATCAGGTCGGCATGCACGTCATTGCTGAGGAGGCTTAA
- the cmk gene encoding (d)CMP kinase has product METTNAIVTIDGPSGVGKGTLAQYLCCKTGFHLLDSGAIYRSLAYGVLKTNLALDDLPGLVKLAENLPVTFVETSILYQGEDITSSVRTEEVAATASKVAAIPEVRAALLKRQKDYAQAPGLIADGRDMGTVVFPDAPVKLFLTASAEERAKRRVKQLKNQGVDVNIRQITQDIMERDERDRTRKTSPLVPADDALEIDTTDLSIEDVCKLAMDQLWKHGLIK; this is encoded by the coding sequence ATGGAAACCACAAACGCCATTGTCACCATTGATGGACCAAGCGGTGTCGGGAAGGGCACGCTGGCACAATACCTGTGCTGCAAAACCGGGTTTCACTTGCTGGACAGTGGTGCCATTTACCGTAGCTTAGCTTACGGTGTTTTGAAAACGAACTTGGCACTGGACGATTTACCAGGCCTGGTTAAATTGGCGGAAAACCTGCCGGTGACGTTTGTTGAAACCAGCATTCTGTATCAAGGCGAAGACATTACGTCTAGCGTTCGCACGGAAGAAGTGGCGGCCACGGCATCCAAAGTCGCCGCGATTCCCGAAGTGCGTGCCGCATTATTGAAGCGTCAAAAAGATTATGCGCAAGCCCCAGGCTTGATTGCCGATGGCCGTGACATGGGCACCGTGGTCTTTCCCGATGCGCCGGTTAAGTTGTTTTTAACGGCCTCGGCAGAAGAAAGAGCAAAAAGGCGTGTTAAACAGTTGAAAAATCAAGGGGTTGATGTTAATATTCGCCAAATAACTCAAGACATTATGGAAAGAGACGAGCGCGACCGCACTCGGAAGACCTCTCCATTGGTTCCGGCAGACGATGCGTTGGAAATCGATACAACCGATTTAAGCATTGAAGACGTCTGCAAATTGGCGATGGATCAATTATGGAAACATGGGTTAATCAAGTAA
- the rpsA gene encoding 30S ribosomal protein S1, protein MSELSFAELFEQSLQEDKFQTGSLIIGKVVGIDKETVLVDAGMKSESAIPKSQFENANGELEVAVGDDVEVYLETLEDGFGETRLSREKAKRAKTWDRLEAALEDSETVTGTVTGKVKGGLTVDVEGVRGFLPGSLVDVRPIRDFGFLEGKEVELKLVKLDRKRNNVVVSRRAVIEAENSVEREALLANMEEGSVLSGIVKNLTDYGAFIDLGGIDGLLHITDMAWRRVNHPSEVIQVGDEIEVKVLKFDREKNRVSLGMKQLQEDPWTDMVARYPIGSEIMGKVANITDYGAFIEIEDGIEGLVHTSELDWTNRNIHPSKVVHLGEEVKVKILDVDQERRRISLSIKQCTVNPWEAFSATHAKGDKITGSIKSITDFGIFIGLEGNIDGLVHLTDISWSQSGEEAVREFKKGDELETVILSIDPDRERISLGLKQLEQDPFGEFVAENGKNSIVNGTVKSVDEKGAVIDLAEEVEGYLRASELEEDTRDASSVLKVGDSVEAKITNVDRKNRNVSLSVKAKAAQEEANAVKDYSANQPQAQNTLGDLLKGQLSSEE, encoded by the coding sequence ATGAGTGAATTATCTTTCGCTGAATTATTTGAGCAGTCTTTGCAAGAAGACAAATTCCAAACCGGTTCTTTGATTATCGGTAAAGTTGTTGGTATCGATAAAGAAACCGTTTTGGTTGACGCAGGTATGAAATCTGAGTCAGCGATTCCTAAGAGCCAATTTGAAAATGCCAACGGTGAGTTGGAAGTGGCTGTTGGTGATGACGTTGAAGTCTATCTTGAGACTTTGGAAGACGGTTTCGGTGAAACACGTCTTTCTCGCGAAAAAGCGAAACGTGCTAAGACTTGGGATCGTTTGGAAGCGGCTCTTGAAGATAGCGAAACCGTTACCGGTACGGTTACTGGTAAAGTTAAAGGTGGTCTTACAGTTGATGTTGAAGGTGTTCGAGGATTCCTTCCAGGTTCACTTGTGGATGTCCGCCCAATTCGCGACTTCGGCTTCTTGGAAGGGAAAGAAGTTGAATTGAAACTGGTCAAGCTTGACCGTAAACGTAACAACGTTGTTGTTTCTCGTCGCGCCGTTATTGAAGCTGAAAACTCTGTTGAGCGTGAAGCACTTCTGGCCAATATGGAAGAAGGTTCTGTATTGAGCGGTATCGTTAAGAACTTGACTGACTACGGTGCGTTCATCGACCTAGGTGGTATTGACGGTCTATTGCACATCACGGACATGGCTTGGCGTCGTGTTAACCATCCTTCAGAAGTCATCCAAGTCGGTGATGAGATTGAAGTGAAGGTATTGAAGTTCGACCGTGAGAAGAACCGTGTATCTCTAGGCATGAAACAACTGCAAGAAGATCCATGGACCGATATGGTTGCTCGTTACCCAATTGGTTCCGAAATCATGGGGAAAGTGGCGAACATTACCGATTACGGTGCCTTTATTGAAATCGAAGACGGTATCGAAGGTTTGGTTCACACATCTGAGCTGGATTGGACGAACCGTAACATCCACCCATCGAAAGTGGTTCACTTGGGTGAAGAAGTTAAAGTTAAGATTTTGGATGTCGACCAAGAACGTCGTCGTATCTCCTTGTCCATCAAGCAGTGCACGGTTAACCCTTGGGAAGCCTTCTCTGCAACGCATGCGAAAGGCGACAAAATCACTGGTAGCATCAAGTCTATTACCGATTTCGGTATCTTCATTGGCTTGGAAGGCAACATCGATGGTTTGGTTCACTTGACAGACATTTCTTGGTCTCAGTCTGGTGAAGAAGCGGTTCGCGAATTCAAAAAAGGCGACGAGCTTGAAACGGTTATCCTGTCTATCGATCCAGATCGTGAACGTATCTCTCTTGGCCTGAAACAGCTAGAGCAAGACCCATTCGGTGAGTTCGTTGCTGAGAACGGTAAGAACAGCATTGTAAACGGTACTGTTAAGTCTGTTGACGAAAAAGGTGCTGTTATCGATCTAGCAGAAGAAGTGGAAGGTTACCTTCGTGCTTCCGAGCTGGAAGAAGACACGCGTGATGCGAGCTCTGTCTTGAAAGTCGGTGATTCCGTAGAAGCGAAAATTACCAATGTGGATCGTAAGAACCGCAACGTTTCGCTATCGGTTAAAGCGAAAGCGGCTCAAGAAGAAGCGAACGCTGTTAAAGACTATTCTGCAAACCAGCCTCAAGCCCAAAATACTCTGGGTGATTTGCTAAAAGGTCAACTTTCTTCTGAAGAGTAA